Genomic window (Solidesulfovibrio fructosivorans JJ]):
TTCGTCCCGGCCTGCATCACCCTGCGCGACCATCCCGAGCTGGTCGGGGTGACCGGGCTCAAGCTCCTGGCCGTCATCGTGGTCGGCATCGTCTCGGTCATGGTCGGCACGGCGCTGATCGTGGAACTGCATTTTCGCACGAGGTCCCGTCATGTTCGCTGAACATCCCGCCGTCTTCTGGTTCACGGCCACCCTGGCCGCGTATATCCTGTCGCGCATCGCCTACCATTACGTGAAGGCCTGGTGGACGTCGCCGCTGCTTCTGGCCTGCGTGTTGTGTCTGGGGCTTACCGTGGTGCTGCACGTGAGCTACCGCGAGTACATGCGCGGCGGGCAGTGGCTGCTTATGCTGCTCGGGCCGACCACGGTGGCCTTCGCTTTGCCGATTTACGAGCAGCGGGCGCTGTTGCGCCGGCATTGGCCGCCGCTGGCCATGGGGGTGTTTTTTGGCTGCCTGCTGGCTTTCGGCGGCTCCTGGCTGCTTTCCGGCCTGCTCGGGCTGCCCGAGGGGGTGCGGCTTTCGGTGCTGCCGCGCTCGGTCACCACGCCCTTTGCCATGGCCTTTGCCAAGGAAGTCGGCGGCGCGCCGGATCTGGCCGCCGTATGCGTCATCGTCACGGGCGTTTTGGGCGCGTCGTTTGGCGGCATGATCCTGAAGATACTGCCCCTGCGCTCGGCCCTGGCCCGGGGGGCCATGCTCGGCATGGGGGCGCACGGCGCGGGCGTGGCCCGGGCCCGGGAGATCGGCGACGAGGAAGGGGCCGTGGCCGGTCTGGTCATGATCCTGGCCGGCGTCACCTGCGCGCTCATCGGCCCGGCTGTGGCCATGCTCGGCACGGTGTAGAAAAGGAGAGCCGCCTACGAGGGGCGGCTCACGCGATACCTGCCGGGTGGCACGCCCATGCGGCGGCGAAACTGGCGGCTAAGATGGCTCTGGTCGCAAAATCCGGCGGCCAGGGCCGCTTCGCAAATTTCCTCTCCCTCGCCGATGCGCAACGCGGCCAGGGCCACCCGCCGCGAGAGGGCGTAGTCCAAAAGCGGCACGCCGAGATCGCGCCGGAAAAGGCGCTCCAGATGATACGGGCTCACCCCGGCAAGCCCGGCCAGGCCGGCCACGGTGACGGGCTCGGCCGGAGCGGCGTCGATGGCCGCCTTGGCTCTGCGCGTGGCCGCATGGAGCGGGGGCGGGGAGGCCGGGCGCAAATCGAGCCGCGCCGCCAGAGCCTGGAAAAAGCGAAGCGCCCGCCCGTCCCCGCTGGAAACGGCCGCGGCCGTGGCCAGGAGAAGCTCGGCCGCTTGCCTGTCGCGCCACAAGCGGGGCCAGACTTCCACAGCGGCTTCGCCGTCGCCCCGTCCGGGCGGAAAGCAGGCGGCGGATGCGGCCAGCGCCACATACGAATGGCCCGCGTCCCCGGCCGGGGCGCAGGCATGAACCACGCCGGGCGGGATGACGAACCCCTGGCCCGGCCCCGCCTCGAAGACCCCGCCGCCGGCCGTGATGCGCCGCCCGCCGCCAAGGCACAGCCCGACGATAGAGCGGGCATGGGCGTGGCGCACGATGTCCGCCGCCACGCCTACGCCGCAGACGGCCTCCAGACCCGGCGCGCCCGGATGCCGGGACACGCTAAGCGCGCTTTGCGGCATGGCCGCCTCCCTTGGCCGGAAAGGTTTCCCGGCCGGCTCCGTCATAGCAGAGCCGGGAAGAACTTGGCAAAAAGGCACAGTCCCGCTTCCCCGGCCGTCACCTCATGGGCCAGCCCCTTGGGGATGACCGCCACGACGCCTGGGCGGTAACGGGTCGTCGCGCCGTCGATGCCGGCCACGCCTTCCCCGGCCACCACCTCGTGCAGTTCCCACTGCCCTTCGTGCACATGGGTTTTGAGCGTCTTGCCCGGCGCGACGCGCACCAGATGGCAACTGAGCGCTCCGTCGGTGTCGGCCCCGGTGACCAGATGCTTGAGGCTCACCCCGTCGAAAGCGGGATGCGGATTCCAGGGCAGGTCGGTGGCGTTTTTCGCGCCGCGCACGGTGACGACTTGCCGGCCCTCGGCCAGCGCGGAAACGGTATCCATGTCCATGGCGAAACCTCCTCGCGTTTGGCCGCACCCTGCCACGGACGCATCCCGCCTTCTTGGACGATCTTGCCGCGTAGGGGCGAACTTCGCTTTACGCGGACTCCAGGCCTTGATAACCTGGGCGTACTTTTTTTCACAAGAAGGAGCCCGACGCGGACATGGTCATCGCCGACATCATGCGCACCACGCTCATCAAGGTCCGCCCGGAAGCGCCGGTCGGGCACGTGCTTATTTGGTACGGCGGCATGGGGCACATCTTTCGCAACACCTACGTGGTGGACGACCGCGAGCGGCTGCTCGGCGTGGTCACCATCCACAATTTCCTCTCCGTCATCGTGTCGCCGACCGTGGCCGAGAAAGCCAAGGCCGGACTGCTCGACGGCCGCGAGGAACTTCTCGACGCCCTGCGCCACAACATGGCCGCCATCTCCGACACCACCGTGGGCAGCCTCATGGATTCGGACTACCCCTTTGTCCACCCCGAGGACCTTTTCGTCATGGCCAACGAGTTGATCGTGGAAAAGGGCATCACCGCCTTGCCCGTCATCGACCAGAATGGGGTCCTCGTCGGCGAGATCAGCCGGCGCATGATCCTGCATTTCCTGGTGCAAAACCTGTAAGGAATCCCCATGCGACACTGCGCCGTAACCGTCGCCCTGGCCCTCGTCCTGGCCTGCTCGCTCTTTGCCCTGGCCAAGGCCGCTCCGGTCGAAACCTTCGCCGCCTACAGCGACCACGTGAAAACCGATCCTCAAAGCGCCGTGGGCTGCGGCTGCCCCGGCTGCTCCTGCATCGGCTGCAGCTGCGGGTAGAAGAGAAGACCCAGGGGAGGCTCCGCCTCCCCTGGACCCCACCGGCAGGGGCGCTGCCCCTGCACCCCGCCGAGGGGCCACGGGCCCCCCGGACCCCCCTTCACCAGGGGACAGGGGAGACATTGAGGACGGGGCAGTTCTTTACAAGGCGGGAAGGCGTTGGGGCGTGAGGCTATTCGTCGGAAGTTTCCGCCGAAGCCTCAGCCGTGACGGGAGGCAGGGACGCGCCTGAAGCGGCGCGGTCGCAGAGGATGTCCAGGCGCGGGCCGTTTTCCCGGCCCGGGCGCAGGATGAAGACCCGGTCGGCCTGGTCCGCGAAGAGATCCACCGGGTGGTGGCTGATGTAGAGCACCTGGATGCCGAGCTTCTGGGCGATGGCCGCGATCAGGCGCACGAAGCCCGGTACGAGGTCCGGCCGCAGCCAGCAGTCCTGTTCGTCGAGCACCAGAAACGGTCGGTGTTTGGCCGGGTCCAGCTGGGACAGGGCGATAAGGCGCAGGCCCACGGACAGGATGTTGCACACCGAGCCGCCCTGGCCGCGCAGGATGTCCTCGGACTTGCCGTCCTGCTCCATCTCGAATTCGATGAAAAGCCGGCTGTTTTTCACGTCCCGGCGCGAAACCACCGTGCGGTCCTGGCCCAATATCTCGCGCACGGCATGGGTCAGGTCGGCCTCGATCTCGTCCAAAAGCTCCCCGAAAAGCGCGCGCGTCAGCTCCTCGAGCTTCCCCGCCACCTGGGGAGCCATGTCCAGAAACCGTTCGATCTCCACCTTTGCCGTCCTGGCGGCGGCATAGGCGCGCACCTTGCCGGCCGCCTCGCCCGAAAGGCGATCCAGCCGACGAGTCAGTTCCTGACGTTCCTCGCTGAGATCGTTTTCCGAAAAGGAAGTGCGAGAGGGGAAACCCTTTGCAAAGGGTTCTCCCCTCTCGCGCTCTCCCTTTCCTAAATCTTCCAATGGGATCGAGGTCATGACACCCTTGTCTTCCGGTAAAGTCTTTTGAAAGGGGGCCCGGGGGGAAACTTTTCTTCAGAAAAGTTTCCCCCCGGTTCTTGTTCTAAGGAGCTCCGGCCGAGAGGATGGCGGCGGCGACGTCGGGGTGCGCGACCACGAAGGTCCTTGGACAAAGGGCCTTGGCGCGATGGCCGAGGTCCTCGCGGTCGGCGACGAACAGGCAGCGGACGTCCGGGGTCAGGGCGGTCACGGCTTCGAGCAGTTCCAGCCCGTCGGGACCGCCGCAGCACAGAAAATGCGGTCCGGCGGCGAAATCGAGGGAAAGGGCGGCGCTTGCGGCACGCAGCCCCTCGGCCGGGGTGAACTCGCGCCATACGTCCTGCTGGCTCGAGGTCGGGGTCACGATCAGGTCCAGCCCGTCGTCCTCCACCCGGAAATGTTCGCGTTCCGGGTCCACGGCGTCCACGATGTCGTGGACGTGCTCGAGGAGTTCCAGGGAAGCGTCCTCGGTTACGCTATGCAGGCTGTCCTGGCGGGCGATGACGGTCTCGCCGCGTCGAAATTGCAGTCCGGAGCCGACATAGGCAAAGGCGCGCCAGCTCGAATCGCCCAGCAGCATGGCCAGCCGGGCGTTGATCGATTCGAGCAGCGCGGCTTTTTCCCGGGACAGCGGCGCGTCGATGCCGCGCCCCGCGGTATCCACGATCTGGCGGCCAAGGGAGGCGGCCCAGGCGAAGGATTGGGCCGGGACCGTGGCCAGGTCGGCGATGCCGGGGCCGGAAAGCGGGGCGGCTGACCACAGGACCGGTCGTTTGGACCGGGAGGTGGCGAAGCGGGCCAGGGCCACGGCGTTCCACAGGGGCTGCGCGGCCGTGACGAAGCGTTGGCCCGGGGCCCGGAACAGCGCGTCGCATTGGCACAGGCAGACGTTTATGCCGTGGCCGGAAATTTCCTTGAGCCCCTTGCGCATGGCGTCGCGCAGGCCATGCCGGCGGCGACCCAGATGCTTGAGCAGGGCTTCGCGGCCTTCCTCGAGGTAGAGCGCGTCGTTTTCGATCTGCTCGGTTTCCTCGGCCAGGGTCAGACGCAGTGGTTGATCCGGGTCCAAAAGGAGTTCGGCCCAGCCGTCGCGGTCGGCGGCTTCCGACAGTTCGTCGCCGAGAGCGGCAAGGGCCGGGGCGATTTCCGGGGGAACGGGCCGGCTGGCCAGAATGGCGGCGGCGGCCTGACGGCGAAGCGCGACCGATTCGGCCATGCGCGAGGCAAAGGCGTCCAGGGTGGTGATGGCGGGCTGATCCGAGTCGTGGTGCATCATGGAAAGTGTTTTGCCTATTTCACCGGAAAAACGGTTCCCTGGCAAAGGAAAATTGCGCCCCGCGCCCGAGGCCCCGTGTTGCCTCGATATGTTGTAGTTGTTATGAGGAGAAGAAGCGAGAGGGGAAACCCTTTAAAAAGGGTTCTCCCCTCTCGCGCTCTCTCTTTCCTAAACTTTATAGTGATTATTCATCCCAACACAATAGTTTAATTTTATTGAAAGTCTTTGGAGAGGGGGTCTGGGGGAGAACCTTTCTTCAGAAAGGTTCTCCCCCA
Coding sequences:
- a CDS encoding LrgB family protein; this encodes MFAEHPAVFWFTATLAAYILSRIAYHYVKAWWTSPLLLACVLCLGLTVVLHVSYREYMRGGQWLLMLLGPTTVAFALPIYEQRALLRRHWPPLAMGVFFGCLLAFGGSWLLSGLLGLPEGVRLSVLPRSVTTPFAMAFAKEVGGAPDLAAVCVIVTGVLGASFGGMILKILPLRSALARGAMLGMGAHGAGVARAREIGDEEGAVAGLVMILAGVTCALIGPAVAMLGTV
- a CDS encoding AraC family transcriptional regulator, encoding MPQSALSVSRHPGAPGLEAVCGVGVAADIVRHAHARSIVGLCLGGGRRITAGGGVFEAGPGQGFVIPPGVVHACAPAGDAGHSYVALAASAACFPPGRGDGEAAVEVWPRLWRDRQAAELLLATAAAVSSGDGRALRFFQALAARLDLRPASPPPLHAATRRAKAAIDAAPAEPVTVAGLAGLAGVSPYHLERLFRRDLGVPLLDYALSRRVALAALRIGEGEEICEAALAAGFCDQSHLSRQFRRRMGVPPGRYRVSRPS
- a CDS encoding cupin domain-containing protein; its protein translation is MDMDTVSALAEGRQVVTVRGAKNATDLPWNPHPAFDGVSLKHLVTGADTDGALSCHLVRVAPGKTLKTHVHEGQWELHEVVAGEGVAGIDGATTRYRPGVVAVIPKGLAHEVTAGEAGLCLFAKFFPALL
- a CDS encoding CBS domain-containing protein — its product is MVIADIMRTTLIKVRPEAPVGHVLIWYGGMGHIFRNTYVVDDRERLLGVVTIHNFLSVIVSPTVAEKAKAGLLDGREELLDALRHNMAAISDTTVGSLMDSDYPFVHPEDLFVMANELIVEKGITALPVIDQNGVLVGEISRRMILHFLVQNL